The Syntrophobotulus glycolicus DSM 8271 DNA window AACAACCAGCAGGGGTCTTCATCATTTGGTCTATGAGATTGTTGATAACAGTATCGATGAAGCTATGGCCGGATTTTGCGATAATGTTGAAGTGACCATTCATAATGACAACAGTATAACCGTTAAAGATAATGGCCGTGGAATACCGGTTGACATTCATCCTAAAATGAAGAAACCCGCTGTGGAAGTCGCAATGACTATTCTTCATGCCGGAGGTAAATTTAGCGGGGATGCTTATAAAGTATCCGGCGGTTTGCATGGTGTCGGGATGAGTGTTGTCAATGCTTTGTCGGAGTGGTTGAAGGTAGAGGTTAAAATCAACGGAATTCGGTATCAGCAGGAGTATTCAAGAGGAAAGCCCCTTTATGACCTCAAAGAAGCAGGGACATATAAGGGCAGAACGGGAACGCAAATTTCCTTTAAACCTGATGCGCAAATATTTGAAGATGTCATTTATGATTATGAAGTTTTGGAACAAAGGCTGAAAGAATTATCTTTTTTAAATAAGAATATAGGCATTGCTTTAAAAGACGAACGGACCGGTGCCGGTGAATTGTTTAAACATAGCGGCGGAATTGTTGATTATGTGAAATACCTTAATCGCAACAAAGATGCCATACAACCTAAGCCCATCTATTTTGAAGCGCAAAAAGAGGAAAATATTGTAGAAATCGCTTTTCAATATAATGATGGATATTCGGAAAATATTTATTCTTATGCCAATAACATTAATACAACAGAGGGCGGGACACATGAAGCCGGATTCAAAGCCGCTCTGACCAGAGTAATTAATGATTATGCCCGTAAAAATAATATTTTAAAGGCCAATGAAAACAATCTCAGTGGTGAGGATGTCCGGGAAGGATTAACGGCGATTATCTCCGTTAAGGTCAGAGAACCTCAGTTCGAAGGGCAGACCAAAACAAAGCTCGGCAACAGTGAAATGAGGTCTATCGTTGATTCGATATTGGGTGATGGGCTGTCCACGTTTTGTGAAGAAAACCCTTCAGTCGCTAAAAAAATCGTGGAAAAGGGTTTGCAAGCTACCCGGGCCAGAATGGCTGCCCGCAAAGCGAGAGATTTGACACGGAGAAAGAATGCTCTGGACAGTACCTCCCTCCCCGGAAAGCTGGCGGACTGTGCTTGGAAAGAAGCGCAATTTTGTGAAATTTATCTTGTGGAAGGGGATAGCGCCGGAGGTTCGGCAAAACAGGGCCGCGATCAAAAATTTCAGGCCATTTTGCCTCTTCGGGGAAAAATCCTTAATGTGGAGAAGGCTCGTTTGGATAGAATCTTAGCTAATGAAGAAATCAGGGCTATGATTACGGCTATGGGTACAGGAATTTCTGATGATTTTAATTTGGAAAAAGCCCGCTATAATAAGATCGTTATCATGACAGATGCGGATGTTGACGGTTCCCATATCAGAATACTTCTTCTAACCTTCTTTTATCGCTATATGAAACCATTACTGGAAAATAACTACGTCTATATCGCTCAGCCTCCTTTGTTTCAAATTAAAAAAGGCAAAGAAATCCAATATGCTTACAGTGATGAGGAACTCAATCATATTTTAGAGATGATAGGACGCGAAAGAGTTGAGATTCAGCGTTATAAAGGTCTCGGAGAAATGAATCCGGAACAGCTTTGGGAAACGACAATGAATCCTGAAACCAGAACGATCCTTCAGGTAAAAATGGAAGATGCCCGTAGAGCGGAAGAACTATTTACCATTTTTATGGGAGATAAGGTAGATCCCCGAAAAGAATATATTCAAAAATATGCTAAGGATGTAAAAAACCTGGATATCTAGGAAAAGGAGCGAGTGTCAAAAGCTATGGATATTTTTGAAGGTAAAGTTTTACCGATCGATATTTCCGATGAATTAAAAAAGTCATTCTTGGCTTACTCCATGAGCGTCATAGCCAGTCGAGCCCTGCCTGATGTCAGGGACGGGTTGAAACCGGTTCACCGGAGAATTTTATATACCATGCATGATTTGGGAATGGTCCCCAGTAAGTCATACAGTAAATCAGCCAGGCTGGTCGGGGATTGCATGGGGAAATTCCATCCTCATGGGGATTCCTCCATTTATGATGCGGTAGTGAGAATGGCACAGGAGTTTTCCAGCCGTTATCCTCTAATTGACGGGCATGGGAACTTTGGTTCAGTTGACGGTGACTCAGCCGCGGCCATGCGTTATACGGAAGTGAAGATGGCCAGCTTGGCTACCTATATGCTGGCCGATATCGATAAAGATACGGTGGATTTCGGACCAAACTATGATGAAAAGGAAAAAGAGCCTTCAGTTTTGCCTTCTAAATTCCCCAATCTTCTGGTCAATGGTTCATCAGGCATTGCTGTTGGTATGGCCACGAATATTCCCCCCCATAATTTAGGTGAAGTAATAGACGGAGTAAATTATCTGATTGATCAGCAGGGGGCGGAAGCTCCGGACAGCGATCAGGAAATAACTGAAAAACTTTTAAAATTGATTAAGGGACCCGATTTTCCCACAGCCGGGTTATTAATGGGTACCGAAGGGATTCAAAAGGCTTACACAACAGGGCGGGGATCAGTTAAAATCAGGGCCAAAGCTATTATTGAAAAAATAGAAAAAAACAATAAGATGCAAATCATCGTCACGGAAATTCCTTTCATGGTCAATAAGTCCAGACTGATTGAAAAAATAGCTGAGCTTGTTCAGGAAAAGAAAATTGACGGCATCACTGATTTGCGTGATGAATCGAATCGTAAAGGCATGCGGATAGTTATTGAGCTGCGCAGGGATGTCAATCCCCAGATCATCTTGAATTTGCTTTATAAACATACTCAGATGGAAGAATCCTTTGGGATTAATTTATTGGCTCTGGTTGATGGTACTCCTAAAACATTGACATTAAAAGCTATGCTGGAGTATTTCATTGCTCATCAAAAAGAAGTCATTATCCGAAGAACTCATTTCGAGTTGAAAAAGGCCCAGGATGAAGCCCATATTGTGGAAGGCCTGCGAAAGGCTCTGGATTTTATTGATGAAGTCATTGAGATTATTCGTTCATCCAAAAATGATGAAACAGCCAGAGAAAGATTAATGACCCGGTTTGAATTCAGTGAAAGACAATCCCAAGCTATTTTAGATATGCGCTTACGGAGACTGACAGGTCTGGAACGTGAAAAACTGGATGCTCAATTTCAGAAATTAAGTGATGAGATCGCTTATCATCTGGCCGTTCTGCAATCCGACAAGATGGTCAGGGAGATCATCAAAACAGAATTGGGAGAAATCCGGGTTAAATATGATAATCCGCGCCGGTCAATCATTACTATTGATACCACTAAGATGGATATTGAGGATCTGATTGCCGACGAGGATGTTGTGATCACTGTCACCCATAAAGGATATATCAAAAGACTGCCGTTGACTACCTACCGCAGCCAACGAAGAGGTGGCCGCGGCGTCACCGGAATGTCTACGGGTGAAAGTGATTTTGTCGAAAAATTATTTATTGCTTCAACCCATCATTTCATTTTATTTTTCAGCACAAAAGGCAAGGTCTACAGACTGAGAGCCCACGCAATACCTGATGCCGGCAGGACAGCCAAAGGGACGGCAATGATCAATTTGCTTAACCTTTCTCAGGACGAAAAAATTACGGCGACGATAGCTGTGAAAGATTTTAAGGATGACTCTTATTTGCTTACTGTGACCCGCAAAGGGATTATCAAAAAGACTGCTTTAGAGGAATATCATACTCAGAGAAAAGACGGCTTAATTGCCCTTACTCTGGATGATGATGATGAATTGATCGCAGTGAGACAAACGAAAGGCAAGGATGATATTTTGCTGGCTACTCCTTCCGGAAAGATCATTCGTTTCCCGGAAAATGATGTTCGCCCGATGGGCAGGACGGCCAGAGGAGTACGAGGGATGAAACTGGGCAAGAAAGAATATGTTGTCGGAGTCGATGTTATCGGCGGCTATGATAAAGATATGGAACTTTTGACGATGACCGAGAACGGTTTTGCCAAAAGGACAAGGCTGGATGAATTTAGAATTCAAAATCGCGGCGGGATGGGTGTAATAGG harbors:
- the gyrB gene encoding DNA topoisomerase (ATP-hydrolyzing) subunit B, coding for MLNASDKEIEVNSPAADYNAGQIEVLEGLEAVRKRPGMYIGSTTSRGLHHLVYEIVDNSIDEAMAGFCDNVEVTIHNDNSITVKDNGRGIPVDIHPKMKKPAVEVAMTILHAGGKFSGDAYKVSGGLHGVGMSVVNALSEWLKVEVKINGIRYQQEYSRGKPLYDLKEAGTYKGRTGTQISFKPDAQIFEDVIYDYEVLEQRLKELSFLNKNIGIALKDERTGAGELFKHSGGIVDYVKYLNRNKDAIQPKPIYFEAQKEENIVEIAFQYNDGYSENIYSYANNINTTEGGTHEAGFKAALTRVINDYARKNNILKANENNLSGEDVREGLTAIISVKVREPQFEGQTKTKLGNSEMRSIVDSILGDGLSTFCEENPSVAKKIVEKGLQATRARMAARKARDLTRRKNALDSTSLPGKLADCAWKEAQFCEIYLVEGDSAGGSAKQGRDQKFQAILPLRGKILNVEKARLDRILANEEIRAMITAMGTGISDDFNLEKARYNKIVIMTDADVDGSHIRILLLTFFYRYMKPLLENNYVYIAQPPLFQIKKGKEIQYAYSDEELNHILEMIGRERVEIQRYKGLGEMNPEQLWETTMNPETRTILQVKMEDARRAEELFTIFMGDKVDPRKEYIQKYAKDVKNLDI
- the gyrA gene encoding DNA gyrase subunit A; the protein is MDIFEGKVLPIDISDELKKSFLAYSMSVIASRALPDVRDGLKPVHRRILYTMHDLGMVPSKSYSKSARLVGDCMGKFHPHGDSSIYDAVVRMAQEFSSRYPLIDGHGNFGSVDGDSAAAMRYTEVKMASLATYMLADIDKDTVDFGPNYDEKEKEPSVLPSKFPNLLVNGSSGIAVGMATNIPPHNLGEVIDGVNYLIDQQGAEAPDSDQEITEKLLKLIKGPDFPTAGLLMGTEGIQKAYTTGRGSVKIRAKAIIEKIEKNNKMQIIVTEIPFMVNKSRLIEKIAELVQEKKIDGITDLRDESNRKGMRIVIELRRDVNPQIILNLLYKHTQMEESFGINLLALVDGTPKTLTLKAMLEYFIAHQKEVIIRRTHFELKKAQDEAHIVEGLRKALDFIDEVIEIIRSSKNDETARERLMTRFEFSERQSQAILDMRLRRLTGLEREKLDAQFQKLSDEIAYHLAVLQSDKMVREIIKTELGEIRVKYDNPRRSIITIDTTKMDIEDLIADEDVVITVTHKGYIKRLPLTTYRSQRRGGRGVTGMSTGESDFVEKLFIASTHHFILFFSTKGKVYRLRAHAIPDAGRTAKGTAMINLLNLSQDEKITATIAVKDFKDDSYLLTVTRKGIIKKTALEEYHTQRKDGLIALTLDDDDELIAVRQTKGKDDILLATPSGKIIRFPENDVRPMGRTARGVRGMKLGKKEYVVGVDVIGGYDKDMELLTMTENGFAKRTRLDEFRIQNRGGMGVIGHKVNKKTGKLAGIKVVTSEEELMVITDDGIVIRQEVSGISVQGRSAQGVTAMKTGEDNKVVALAKFVSKD